One window from the genome of Spirochaetota bacterium encodes:
- a CDS encoding long-chain fatty acid--CoA ligase translates to MYPGLMQVFADHVSQQPEMVVFRYKEHGKFIPMSYRQAYEKVEAIASWLKAKGIGKGDRVAILSENSVYWALVDLAIISLGAISVAIYPTLTPRDVHYIIQNSGSSIVFVQDLMQLEKVLSYQNIDDITSIVVMNNQYKGDSNVVNLQDVIHYTETKINIYDTVQTITSEDPICIIYTSGTTGPPKGVVLTHGNIAYVINTIAGMIGDVSVITESLSFLPLSHALERIAGLFFGVYLGKTVAFAESLNTILVDMQEVKPTHAIAVPRVFEKIFERVVQMAEKSPVKRKIFWWSVKVGREWSEIVSNKQKLTILLKVKYAIANHLIFKKITRATGGRLKYFVSGGAPLSKQIAEFFHAANILVLEGWGATEVSAPATWNSPHAFKFGSVGKPLPGVEVVVADDGELLVRGPIVFKEYWGRPEATAEAKDSEGWYHTGDIGFIDKDGWVYITDRKKELIINAAGKNISPLNIESVIKQSPYISNVMVYGDRRKYITALVNIDRDNVLQYCREKGLDVNEKTDLHTLPLVNELIGKEIERLNKDLARFEQVKKFTIIPEDFSVENDMLTPTLKLKRKNIISRYKDAIDAMYEGELLLVE, encoded by the coding sequence ATGTATCCCGGACTAATGCAGGTATTTGCAGATCATGTGTCACAACAGCCTGAGATGGTAGTTTTCAGATATAAAGAACATGGAAAGTTTATTCCTATGAGCTATCGCCAGGCTTACGAAAAAGTTGAGGCGATAGCTTCTTGGCTTAAAGCTAAAGGTATTGGCAAAGGTGACAGGGTTGCAATATTATCAGAAAATTCAGTGTATTGGGCTCTAGTTGATTTAGCCATTATATCATTAGGTGCTATTTCAGTTGCTATCTATCCTACACTGACACCGCGCGATGTCCATTATATCATTCAGAATTCAGGCAGTTCCATTGTCTTTGTCCAGGATCTGATGCAGTTGGAGAAGGTTCTCAGTTATCAAAATATTGATGACATTACCTCAATAGTTGTAATGAATAATCAGTACAAAGGAGATAGCAATGTTGTAAATCTGCAAGATGTCATCCATTATACTGAAACAAAAATAAACATTTATGATACTGTACAGACCATTACTTCAGAGGATCCTATCTGTATTATCTACACCAGTGGCACCACCGGACCACCGAAAGGGGTGGTGCTTACACATGGAAACATAGCTTATGTTATCAATACTATTGCCGGCATGATTGGAGATGTGAGCGTTATTACGGAAAGTTTAAGTTTTCTGCCGCTGTCGCATGCACTGGAGCGTATTGCAGGATTGTTCTTTGGTGTGTATTTAGGAAAAACGGTGGCGTTTGCGGAATCACTCAATACTATACTAGTTGACATGCAGGAAGTCAAGCCCACTCATGCTATTGCAGTCCCGCGTGTATTTGAAAAAATATTTGAGCGTGTGGTTCAGATGGCTGAAAAAAGCCCCGTAAAAAGGAAGATATTCTGGTGGAGCGTTAAGGTTGGCAGAGAATGGAGTGAAATTGTATCTAATAAACAAAAGCTGACGATACTTTTGAAAGTAAAGTATGCTATTGCCAATCACCTTATTTTTAAAAAGATAACCAGAGCAACCGGTGGCAGACTGAAATATTTTGTTTCTGGTGGGGCGCCGCTTTCAAAACAGATAGCCGAATTTTTCCATGCTGCAAATATTCTGGTACTGGAAGGATGGGGCGCTACGGAAGTATCAGCACCTGCAACATGGAACAGCCCACATGCATTTAAATTTGGATCAGTAGGCAAGCCACTACCTGGTGTTGAAGTGGTGGTGGCTGATGATGGGGAACTGCTGGTCCGCGGTCCCATTGTTTTTAAAGAATACTGGGGCAGACCTGAAGCTACTGCTGAAGCTAAAGACAGTGAAGGTTGGTATCATACCGGCGATATTGGATTTATTGATAAGGATGGATGGGTATACATCACAGATAGGAAAAAAGAACTCATTATAAACGCTGCTGGAAAAAATATTTCACCGCTTAATATTGAAAGTGTTATAAAGCAGTCACCGTATATTTCCAATGTGATGGTATATGGCGATAGAAGGAAATATATAACGGCACTGGTTAACATTGACAGGGACAATGTATTGCAGTATTGCAGGGAAAAAGGTCTTGATGTCAATGAAAAGACCGATTTACATACCCTGCCACTTGTCAATGAGCTTATTGGAAAGGAAATAGAGCGCTTGAATAAGGATTTAGCGCGCTTTGAGCAGGTGAAAAAGTTTACCATCATTCCTGAAGATTTTTCAGTTGAGAATGATATGCTGACCCCAACGCTGAAATTAAAGCGGAAAAACATAATATCACGGTATAAGGATGCCATAGATGCCATGTATGAGGGAGAATTATTGCTGGTTGAATAA
- a CDS encoding 3-hydroxyacyl-CoA dehydrogenase NAD-binding domain-containing protein — translation MNNLQFLKTEVINDVLVVSINCPGKVNKVSSDLLSEIETIINQTQGKHYKGMVILSEKPDNFVVGADIDELKAMKTDEEIKQYISKANDILFKLEKLPFPTVSMINGNCLGGGVELTLVTDYRIGTDSPETVMGLPEIKLGLIPAAGGTQRLPRLIGIQNALPLILQGGNVRPRRAKRLGLIDEIVIPYGLKEIGVKKVLQLKGKRKIKRKRKFIEWLLESNPLGRKIIFSQARKMVMKQTRGLYPAALAAIDSVEYGYKTNVTKGIAKDIERFVTLVKSYQSKSLMNLFFAMTDLKKNPLEKKAKNISKLAVIGTGLMGTGIAQVSLPLCDTVLVKDTALDAVSRSMAQIRKSLEKRARSGAIRDFDKEILWGKIVPCDDYVNFKNTDLVIEAIFEDLQLKQNLVKEVESVTSEKTIFASNTSAIPISLIAKASKRPQNMIGMHYFSPVPAMPLLEIIKTPKTADWVVATALKFGIEQGKTCIVVRDGPGFYTTRILAPYLNEAVFLIEEGVPMNDIDRALLQFGYPIGPVALIDEVGIDVGAHVAIELGQEFKARGAAPSNVLPLLFSKGFKGKKNKKGFYDYSKPKKKGMRLPNEEIYKVIGKVTWQHLPVQEIQERVSLMMINEAALCLQEGIISSPRDGDVGSILGLGFPPFRGGVFRHIDREGVKSIVDTMMKYYDKGMKRFSPAQILVDMAKSGKRFYKD, via the coding sequence ATGAACAATTTGCAGTTTTTAAAAACTGAAGTTATCAATGATGTGCTGGTGGTAAGCATTAATTGCCCCGGCAAGGTAAATAAAGTTTCCAGTGATCTTTTAAGTGAAATAGAAACAATAATTAACCAGACTCAAGGGAAACACTATAAAGGGATGGTAATACTCAGTGAAAAGCCGGACAACTTTGTTGTTGGTGCCGATATTGATGAATTAAAAGCAATGAAAACCGACGAAGAGATTAAACAATATATTTCTAAAGCAAATGATATTCTGTTTAAGTTAGAAAAACTTCCATTTCCTACTGTATCAATGATTAATGGCAACTGCCTGGGTGGTGGTGTGGAGCTTACGCTTGTCACTGATTACCGCATTGGTACTGATTCCCCTGAGACGGTGATGGGTTTGCCTGAAATTAAGTTAGGCCTTATTCCTGCAGCAGGTGGTACGCAGCGCCTTCCCCGCCTTATTGGCATACAAAATGCACTGCCACTCATTTTGCAGGGGGGTAATGTGCGGCCACGGCGGGCAAAGCGCCTGGGGCTTATTGATGAGATAGTTATACCATATGGTTTAAAAGAGATAGGAGTTAAAAAGGTATTACAGTTAAAAGGCAAGCGTAAAATAAAAAGAAAAAGGAAATTTATTGAATGGTTGCTTGAATCAAATCCGTTAGGCCGAAAGATTATATTTTCACAAGCGCGAAAGATGGTGATGAAGCAGACGCGGGGATTATATCCTGCAGCGCTTGCAGCTATAGATTCGGTTGAGTATGGCTACAAAACCAATGTTACCAAAGGTATAGCAAAAGATATAGAGCGTTTTGTGACTTTGGTGAAAAGTTATCAATCAAAATCACTGATGAATCTTTTCTTTGCAATGACCGATCTCAAGAAAAATCCTCTGGAGAAAAAAGCAAAGAATATTTCAAAATTAGCAGTGATAGGCACCGGCCTCATGGGTACAGGAATTGCTCAGGTCTCACTGCCGTTATGTGACACAGTGCTTGTCAAGGACACCGCACTTGATGCAGTTTCGCGGAGTATGGCGCAGATACGGAAGAGTTTAGAAAAACGAGCTCGCTCTGGAGCCATACGGGACTTTGATAAAGAAATATTGTGGGGCAAAATAGTGCCATGTGATGATTATGTGAATTTTAAGAATACCGACCTTGTCATTGAGGCAATATTTGAAGACCTGCAACTGAAACAGAACCTGGTAAAAGAGGTTGAATCAGTTACCAGTGAAAAAACAATTTTTGCATCAAATACATCAGCTATTCCTATTAGCCTTATTGCTAAAGCTTCAAAGCGGCCACAGAACATGATAGGCATGCATTATTTTTCGCCGGTTCCTGCAATGCCGCTTTTGGAAATCATTAAAACACCAAAGACAGCTGACTGGGTTGTGGCGACAGCTCTAAAATTTGGCATTGAGCAGGGGAAAACATGCATAGTGGTCAGAGATGGTCCTGGATTTTACACAACCAGGATACTTGCACCATATCTTAATGAAGCGGTGTTCCTGATTGAAGAAGGTGTCCCAATGAACGATATTGACCGTGCACTGCTACAGTTTGGCTATCCAATTGGCCCTGTTGCACTCATTGATGAGGTTGGTATTGATGTTGGTGCACATGTAGCAATTGAGCTGGGGCAGGAATTCAAGGCACGGGGTGCTGCACCGTCCAATGTATTGCCACTTTTATTCAGTAAGGGATTTAAAGGCAAAAAGAATAAGAAAGGGTTTTACGACTATAGCAAACCCAAAAAGAAAGGTATGCGTTTGCCTAACGAAGAAATCTACAAGGTTATAGGGAAGGTAACATGGCAGCATTTACCTGTGCAAGAAATTCAGGAGCGTGTAAGCCTCATGATGATTAATGAGGCAGCTTTATGTCTACAAGAGGGTATTATATCATCACCACGTGACGGTGATGTTGGTTCCATTTTAGGATTGGGTTTCCCGCCATTCAGAGGAGGGGTGTTCCGTCATATAGACCGGGAAGGTGTCAAGTCCATTGTTGATACCATGATGAAATATTATGATAAAGGAATGAAACGTTTTAGCCCGGCGCAGATACTTGTAGATATGGCAAAGAGTGGCAAACGCTTTTATAAAGATTAA